One Silene latifolia isolate original U9 population chromosome 4, ASM4854445v1, whole genome shotgun sequence DNA segment encodes these proteins:
- the LOC141653131 gene encoding RING-H2 finger protein ATL46-like: MSKLVTQLVKTGDILISPPPASQIPVLPSHSSVSSGSKISPTVLLIIVILAVIFFVSGILHLLVRFLVKRPSFYSSVSHPNRHSNSNNVNNSGSNNANSEALQRQLQQLFRLHDSGLDQPLIDALPVFYYKDIVGLKEPFDCAVCLCEFSEHDKLRLLPLCSHAFHISCIDTWLLSNSTCPLCRGSLLSHGLENQEFSLDYWRKLSFGRSINSDYDHGIIHSNHITTGQSFNFGNKPTIMEENASERRVFSVRLGKFKSLNNDESETTKEPERGREISSSSTIGSSSNRQLDARRCYSLGSYQYVLADSDLQVALSDEISASSGNISKATGSSENPLVDGDVDVEGKKISRRNKGESFSVSKIWLWSKKGKYQGSSDSNVVNNNGGPHPINVVLPLSTRDYVP; the protein is encoded by the coding sequence ATGTCTAAATTAGTTACCCAATTGGTAAAAACTGGTGACATTTTGATATCACCACCTCCTGCTTCTCAAATTCCTGTACTTCCTTCACATTCTTCTGTATCTTCTGGTAGTAAAATTAGTCCTACTGTTCTTTTGATTATAGTAATTCTAGCTGTAATTTTCTTTGTTTCTGGTATACTTCACCTTTTGGTTAGATTCTTAGTGAAAAGACCCTCTTTTTATTCCTCAGTTTCGCACCCGAATCGACACTCAAATagtaataatgttaataatagtGGAAGTAATAATGCAAATTCTGAGGCACTTCAAAGGCAATTGCAGCAGTTGTTTCGACTGCACGATTCGGGTTTAGACCAGCCTTTAATTGATGCATTGCCTGTGTTTTACTATAAGGATATAGTGGGGTTGAAGGAGCCATTTGATTGTGCTGTTTGTCTGTGTGAATTTTCGGAACATGATAAGTTGAGGTTGCTTCCATTGTGTAGTCATGCTTTTCATATCAGTTGCATTGATACATGGCTGTTGTCGAATTCGACATGCCCTCTTTGTAGGGGTAGTCTTTTGAGCCATGGATTGGAAAACCAAGAGTTTAGCTTGGATTATTGGAGGAAATTGTCGTTTGGACGGTCCATTAACAGTGATTATGACCATGGTATTATCCACAGCAATCATATTACTACTGGGCAGTCTTTCAATTTTGGTAATAAGCCTACTATCATGGAGGAAAATGCAAGTGAAAGACGGGTTTTCTCAGTCAGGCTTGGGAAGTTCAAGAGCCTAAATAATGATGAAAGCGAGACAACTAAGGAGCCTGAGCGTGGGCGTGAAATTAGCTCTAGTAGCACCATTGGCAGTAGTAGTAATAGACAATTAGATGCAAGAAGATGCTATTCACTGGGGTCATATCAGTATGTGCTTGCTGATTCCGACTTGCAGGTTGCATTATCAGACGAAATCAGTGCCAGTAGTGGAAATATCAGTAAAGCAACTGGTAGTAGCGAAAACCCTTTGGTCGATGGTGATGTCGATGTCGAAGGTAAGAAGATTAGTAGAAGAAATAAAGGGGAGAGTTTCTCAGTATCAAAGATTTGGCTATGGTCTAAGAAGGGTAAATATCAAGGTTCTTCAGACAGTAATGTTGTTAATAATAATGGTGGTCCTCATCCTATTAATGTTGTCTTACCATTGTCTACTAGGGATTATGTCCCTTGA